In the genome of Hymenobacter taeanensis, one region contains:
- the rplD gene encoding 50S ribosomal protein L4: protein MELSVYNIKGEDTGRKVTLSDAIFGLEPNEHVMYLDVKQYLANQRQGTHKSKQRNEVHGTTKKLKKQKGTGGARAGSMKSGVFVGGGRMFGPQPRDYGFKLNKKTKRLARLSALSSLAKDGKVALVENITLSAPKTKDFLDILNGLKLNNGKKTLLVTGAVDKNVVLSARNIQKVSVATPVALNTHDLLNTDTLLLSEDGLTALEQLYTTAE from the coding sequence ATGGAACTGTCAGTATATAACATCAAAGGCGAAGACACCGGCCGTAAGGTTACCCTGTCTGACGCCATCTTCGGTCTGGAGCCGAACGAGCACGTGATGTATCTCGACGTGAAGCAGTACTTGGCCAACCAGCGCCAGGGCACGCACAAGTCGAAGCAGCGTAACGAAGTGCACGGCACTACCAAGAAGCTGAAGAAGCAAAAAGGCACCGGTGGTGCTCGCGCCGGCTCTATGAAGTCAGGTGTATTCGTAGGTGGTGGCCGTATGTTCGGTCCTCAGCCCCGCGACTACGGCTTCAAGCTGAACAAAAAAACCAAGCGTCTTGCTCGTCTGTCGGCTCTCTCGAGCCTCGCTAAGGATGGCAAAGTAGCGCTGGTGGAAAACATCACGCTGTCGGCCCCCAAGACCAAGGATTTCCTAGACATCCTGAACGGTCTGAAGCTGAACAACGGCAAGAAGACGCTGCTCGTAACGGGCGCAGTTGATAAAAACGTGGTGCTGTCGGCCCGTAACATCCAGAAAGTAAGTGTTGCTACCCCCGTAGCTCTAAACACGCACGATCTGCTGAACACTGACACGCTGCTGCTGTCGGAGGATGGCCTGACGGCATTGGAACAACTCTA
- the rplC gene encoding 50S ribosomal protein L3 — MPGIIGKKIGMTSLFTPDGKNIPCTLIEAGPCVVTQVKTIETDGYTAIQLGYGEKKAKNTTKALAGHFAKAGTTPKKKLVEFRTDEVANFAAGATIDASLFEEGEFVDVVGTSKGKGFQGVVKRYNFAGVGGQTHGQHNRLRHPGSIGACSWPSRVFKGMRMGGRMGNDRVKVQNLKVMRIVADKNLILVSGSVPGAKNSFVVLEK, encoded by the coding sequence ATGCCTGGCATCATCGGTAAAAAAATCGGTATGACAAGCCTCTTCACTCCGGACGGGAAGAACATTCCCTGCACGCTCATTGAAGCGGGTCCGTGCGTAGTGACGCAGGTTAAGACCATCGAAACGGACGGCTACACTGCCATCCAGCTCGGCTACGGCGAGAAAAAAGCCAAGAATACCACCAAAGCACTGGCTGGTCACTTCGCTAAAGCCGGAACCACCCCCAAGAAAAAACTCGTTGAGTTCCGTACCGACGAGGTTGCCAATTTCGCCGCTGGCGCTACTATCGACGCTTCCCTCTTCGAAGAAGGTGAATTCGTTGATGTAGTTGGTACCTCAAAAGGTAAAGGTTTCCAGGGCGTTGTGAAACGCTACAACTTCGCCGGTGTTGGTGGCCAGACTCACGGTCAGCACAACCGTCTGCGTCACCCCGGTTCTATCGGTGCTTGCTCCTGGCCTTCGCGCGTATTCAAAGGAATGCGCATGGGTGGCCGTATGGGTAACGACCGTGTGAAAGTGCAGAACCTGAAGGTGATGCGCATTGTAGCCGACAAAAACCTCATCCTGGTGAGCGGCTCGGTTCCCGGTGCCAAGAACTCTTTCGTGGTCCTGGAAAAATAA